A stretch of the Marivirga tractuosa DSM 4126 genome encodes the following:
- a CDS encoding ABC transporter permease codes for MSKIGLVIKREFDSRVKKKSFLLATILVPLLFPAIIGGMLYFAIEESKNAEQQKVYVLDESGTINFENDKKYAFEELNINLEEAKTIFTESEAYALLYFPKFELANPEGITMYAKKNPSLQASSYFENQIESQIRDQKLKESGINEAELESLKTNISLSTINVSDTGEEKASSAGVAYGIAYAFSFLVYMFVLIYGTQIMQGVIEEKSSKIVEIIVSSVKPFQLMIGKVIGVASVGLLQFTIWVVLIFVLSSAVFSMFDLNPADMQTAQQSMSGMNGGSESQEMMENSKVGEILNIVYDIPYAYYISVFAFFFISGYLLYGALFAAVGSAVDNISDAQQFTMPITMPMIIGFLGTFMFVMPEPDGNVSFWLSIIPFTAPVAMMARVAFGVPAWELALSMGLMVVGFLFTIWMAGRIYRIGILMHGTKVNYKTLLKWVKTNS; via the coding sequence ATGAGTAAGATAGGCTTAGTAATTAAGAGGGAGTTCGACAGCAGAGTAAAAAAGAAAAGCTTTCTATTGGCAACAATATTAGTGCCTTTGCTTTTTCCTGCAATTATAGGCGGAATGCTCTATTTCGCCATTGAGGAATCCAAAAATGCAGAACAACAAAAAGTTTATGTTTTGGATGAGTCAGGAACAATCAATTTTGAAAATGATAAAAAATATGCCTTCGAAGAATTAAACATAAATCTAGAGGAAGCAAAAACCATTTTTACTGAAAGCGAAGCCTACGCACTATTATACTTTCCTAAATTTGAATTGGCTAATCCAGAAGGGATTACAATGTATGCTAAAAAGAATCCCAGTCTTCAGGCTAGCTCCTATTTCGAAAATCAAATAGAATCTCAAATTCGAGATCAAAAACTTAAAGAAAGCGGCATAAATGAGGCTGAATTGGAAAGTTTAAAAACCAATATCAGTCTAAGCACAATCAATGTATCGGATACGGGCGAGGAAAAAGCAAGTAGTGCTGGTGTTGCCTATGGAATTGCTTATGCCTTCAGTTTTCTAGTATATATGTTTGTTTTGATCTACGGAACCCAAATCATGCAAGGAGTAATTGAGGAAAAATCAAGTAAAATTGTTGAGATTATTGTTTCCTCGGTAAAGCCTTTTCAACTTATGATAGGGAAAGTAATCGGTGTCGCATCTGTTGGTTTATTGCAATTTACGATTTGGGTGGTATTGATTTTTGTACTTTCATCTGCTGTTTTCAGCATGTTTGATCTAAATCCGGCCGATATGCAAACGGCTCAGCAAAGTATGTCTGGCATGAATGGCGGTTCTGAGAGCCAAGAAATGATGGAAAATTCTAAAGTGGGAGAAATATTGAATATAGTATATGATATTCCATATGCCTACTATATATCTGTTTTCGCCTTTTTCTTCATTAGTGGATATCTACTATATGGTGCATTATTTGCTGCTGTGGGATCCGCAGTTGATAATATTTCAGATGCTCAGCAATTTACCATGCCCATAACTATGCCTATGATTATAGGATTTTTGGGGACTTTCATGTTCGTGATGCCAGAACCAGATGGTAATGTCAGTTTCTGGTTGTCTATTATTCCATTTACTGCACCAGTCGCCATGATGGCTAGAGTAGCTTTCGGTGTTCCCGCCTGGGAGCTTGCTTTAAGCATGGGGTTAATGGTCGTAGGCTTTCTTTTCACTATTTGGATGGCCGGTAGAATCTATAGAATTGGTATTTTGATGCATGGCACTAAAGTAAATTATAAGACTCTATTAAAATGGGTTAAAACCAATAGTTAG
- a CDS encoding DUF4856 domain-containing protein has translation MKNLRLLGLALLAVFAFTACDDENTAGENEETYEIPSTYDFENVSYSGQTQRLDMLEELTVYMKTANEGAVLDAQSMLDMYANENNAFSKAELNESTKQLENKTVESDISKFQGFIREFAAATAEANGGEGSDGTPGVVTSNDGSKQYFFDANGLEHIQLIEKGLMGSCFYFQGVSIYLGSGKMDVDNETIEAGKGTAMEHHWDEAFGYFGVPTDFPSNTDGIRFWGKYANGRDALLGSNEAAMNAFIKGRAAISNKDLDTRDEQIEIIRNEWEKVSAATAIHYLNEAIAGFADDAIRNHTLSEAWAFIHALKYNPNQKVSNTEVQSILDELGTNFYQITTEQINAAKATLVEAYGFEDIQDQL, from the coding sequence ATGAAAAATTTAAGATTACTAGGATTAGCACTTTTAGCAGTATTTGCTTTCACAGCATGTGACGATGAAAACACAGCTGGTGAAAATGAGGAAACTTATGAAATTCCATCGACTTATGATTTCGAAAATGTAAGCTATTCTGGCCAAACTCAGCGTTTGGATATGTTAGAAGAATTAACCGTGTACATGAAAACAGCAAATGAAGGTGCTGTTTTAGATGCACAAAGCATGTTGGACATGTATGCTAACGAAAACAATGCTTTCTCTAAAGCAGAATTGAATGAATCAACTAAGCAGTTAGAAAACAAAACTGTTGAATCGGATATCAGCAAGTTTCAAGGTTTTATTAGAGAGTTTGCTGCTGCAACAGCTGAAGCTAATGGTGGTGAAGGAAGTGATGGTACTCCTGGAGTAGTTACTTCAAACGATGGCTCCAAGCAATACTTTTTTGATGCGAATGGCTTAGAGCATATCCAACTAATTGAAAAAGGCTTAATGGGTTCATGCTTCTATTTCCAAGGAGTTTCTATCTACTTAGGTTCAGGAAAAATGGATGTAGATAATGAAACTATTGAAGCTGGAAAAGGTACAGCAATGGAACACCACTGGGATGAAGCTTTCGGTTATTTTGGTGTCCCAACTGATTTCCCTTCCAATACAGATGGTATCAGATTCTGGGGCAAATACGCAAACGGAAGAGATGCATTATTAGGCTCAAATGAAGCGGCCATGAATGCTTTCATAAAAGGTAGAGCAGCTATTTCAAATAAAGATTTAGATACTAGAGATGAGCAAATTGAAATCATCAGAAATGAATGGGAAAAAGTTTCTGCTGCAACTGCAATTCATTATTTAAATGAAGCTATTGCAGGATTTGCTGATGATGCTATCAGAAACCATACTTTATCTGAAGCTTGGGCATTTATTCATGCATTAAAGTATAACCCAAATCAAAAAGTAAGTAACACTGAAGTTCAGAGCATTTTGGATGAATTAGGTACTAATTTCTACCAAATCACTACAGAGCAAATTAATGCTGCAAAAGCAACCTTAGTGGAAGCTTACGGATTTGAAGATATTCAAGACCAATTATAA
- a CDS encoding imelysin family protein, whose translation MRYFKFSFFIMFITFFTACDNDSGSEKVNFDREAFLENMADHVIQPSIEKFASNAEGLSAATNSFSTNISIESLNVLRSELKETWLSYQHLAFVHVGPVSSVNLRDRVNIFPTNTDLIDENINSQNYVLGSAANVAAKGFPALDYLLFGTGSTEEEVLAYFGNPDLGENRLQYLIDLVEDIQTTSNLISEGWPDYRSTFVENTGTDVGSGTSLLVNEYNFQFDIRIKNAKIGFPSGGNPRTGGVVSPQNVEGYFSGWSGELAQKAVNSSIAVFKGQHFNSSEDGLGLDDYLDALDARDRNDQLLSLAIINKSTAALEEMEKINAPYSEVATTEGSQLVNVYNALQAVIPLIKVDMTSALSVSITFQDNDGD comes from the coding sequence ATGAGATATTTCAAATTTTCTTTCTTCATAATGTTTATCACTTTTTTCACTGCCTGCGATAATGACTCTGGCAGTGAAAAAGTGAATTTTGACAGAGAAGCATTTCTAGAAAATATGGCTGATCATGTTATCCAGCCTTCAATTGAAAAATTTGCTTCAAATGCAGAAGGATTGAGTGCGGCAACCAACTCTTTTAGCACAAATATTTCTATAGAAAGCTTAAATGTTTTAAGATCTGAGCTTAAAGAGACTTGGCTAAGTTATCAGCATTTGGCCTTTGTGCATGTGGGGCCAGTCTCTAGTGTAAATTTGAGGGATCGAGTAAATATCTTCCCTACTAATACTGATTTAATAGATGAGAATATAAATTCTCAAAATTATGTTTTAGGTTCTGCTGCAAATGTAGCGGCTAAAGGTTTTCCAGCCTTGGATTATTTACTTTTCGGAACAGGAAGTACTGAAGAAGAAGTTCTGGCTTATTTCGGAAACCCCGATTTGGGTGAAAATAGACTGCAATATTTAATTGATTTAGTAGAAGATATTCAAACTACTTCCAATCTAATTTCAGAAGGCTGGCCTGATTACAGATCAACTTTTGTTGAAAATACGGGAACTGATGTTGGGAGTGGCACTAGTTTGCTAGTCAACGAATATAATTTTCAATTTGATATAAGAATCAAAAATGCAAAAATCGGATTTCCTTCAGGTGGAAACCCTAGAACTGGCGGAGTAGTCTCACCTCAAAATGTTGAAGGCTATTTCTCAGGTTGGTCAGGTGAATTAGCACAAAAAGCCGTTAATTCTTCAATTGCCGTATTCAAAGGTCAGCATTTTAATTCCTCTGAAGACGGTCTTGGATTAGATGATTATTTAGATGCATTAGATGCTAGAGATCGAAATGATCAATTATTAAGCCTAGCAATTATTAATAAGTCTACTGCCGCTTTGGAGGAAATGGAAAAAATTAATGCGCCCTACAGCGAGGTTGCTACAACAGAAGGAAGTCAGTTGGTAAATGTTTACAATGCATTGCAAGCTGTAATTCCCCTAATAAAAGTGGACATGACTTCCGCTTTATCTGTTTCAATTACATTCCAAGATAATGATGGTGACTAA
- a CDS encoding endonuclease/exonuclease/phosphatase family protein: MIFISLLPLIRNDYWVFRVFEFPRAQKWVINLIILFASLIFFPSDAYFSFGFFILIVANQLYLSYQIYPYLPMAKKQIDSVNLDFKPSLKLLIANVYQENREWEKLSCMIDREKPDVVLLLETDEWWKNKCNSSFGREYVYQVLEDRENTYGMLLYSKLELRNTQIHYLVKDEIPSIETDIILEKRAIKLYAIHPEPPVPSENPKSTARDAEILLVGKKTNADQKPTIVAGDLNDVAWSYTTELFLKISGLLDPRRGRGFYSSFHAKHALARWPLDHIFCSGHFRLQNMKRMESIGSDHFPIYVQLYLAKTKDNSDELEVTTADEILADEKVENGTE, from the coding sequence ATGATTTTTATCAGCCTACTTCCTTTAATTCGTAATGATTATTGGGTTTTTAGAGTTTTTGAATTCCCTAGAGCTCAAAAATGGGTCATCAATCTTATTATACTTTTTGCCTCTTTAATTTTCTTCCCTTCAGATGCTTATTTCTCTTTCGGCTTTTTTATCTTGATAGTTGCAAACCAATTGTATTTAAGCTACCAAATCTATCCGTATCTACCCATGGCCAAAAAGCAGATCGATTCCGTAAACCTCGATTTCAAGCCAAGTCTTAAGTTGCTAATTGCCAATGTATATCAAGAGAATAGAGAGTGGGAGAAACTTTCTTGTATGATCGATCGAGAAAAGCCTGATGTAGTCTTGCTTCTAGAAACAGACGAATGGTGGAAGAATAAATGTAACTCTTCTTTTGGACGCGAATATGTTTACCAAGTTTTAGAAGATCGTGAAAATACTTATGGGATGTTGCTATATAGCAAATTGGAGTTGAGAAACACTCAAATTCATTATTTGGTAAAGGATGAAATACCATCCATAGAAACCGATATTATATTGGAAAAGCGTGCAATTAAATTGTATGCCATTCACCCAGAGCCTCCCGTTCCTTCAGAAAACCCCAAATCCACAGCAAGAGATGCCGAAATACTATTAGTTGGAAAAAAAACTAATGCTGACCAAAAGCCTACCATAGTGGCTGGTGATTTAAATGATGTGGCTTGGAGCTATACTACAGAATTATTCTTAAAAATCAGTGGGCTTTTAGATCCCAGAAGGGGAAGGGGTTTCTACAGCTCCTTTCACGCTAAACACGCTCTAGCTCGATGGCCATTAGACCATATCTTTTGTTCAGGTCATTTTCGATTACAAAATATGAAAAGAATGGAAAGTATTGGTTCAGACCATTTTCCAATTTATGTGCAATTATACTTGGCCAAAACAAAAGATAATAGTGATGAACTAGAGGTAACTACTGCAGATGAAATTTTGGCAGATGAAAAAGTCGAAAATGGGACAGAGTAA
- the fumC gene encoding class II fumarate hydratase, which translates to MEYRIEKDTMGDVKVPAEKYWGAQTERSRNNFKIGAEASMPLEIVHGFAYLKKAAAHTNHDLGVLSQEKRDLISKVCDEILDNQHNDQFPLVIWQTGSGTQSNMNVNEVVSNRAQILAGKTYDDEKIVHPNDDVNKSQSSNDTFPTGMHIACYKMVIETTIPGIEKLRDTLKEKSKAFEKVVKIGRTHLMDATPLTIGQEFSGYVSQLEHGLKALKNTLDHLSEIALGGTAVGTGINTPDGYSELVAEKIAEFSGLPFRTAENKFEALAAHDAIVESHGALKQIAVSLNKIGNDIRLLASGPRSGIGEIIIPANEPGSSIMPGKVNPTQAEALTMVCAQVIGNDVAITVGGTQGHYELNVFKPVMAANFLQSARLIGDACVSFNDNCAVGIEPNYERIKEHLDNSLMLVTALNTKIGYEKAAKIAKTAHENGTRLKDEAINLGYLTAEEFDQWVKPEDMIGSLKKQ; encoded by the coding sequence ATGGAATATAGGATTGAAAAAGACACAATGGGTGACGTTAAAGTGCCCGCTGAAAAGTATTGGGGAGCCCAAACGGAAAGAAGTAGAAATAATTTCAAAATAGGGGCTGAAGCTAGCATGCCTTTGGAAATAGTTCATGGATTTGCATATCTTAAAAAAGCAGCTGCCCACACTAATCACGATTTAGGTGTCCTTAGCCAAGAAAAGAGAGATTTAATTTCTAAAGTTTGTGATGAAATTTTAGATAATCAACACAACGATCAATTTCCTTTGGTTATTTGGCAAACTGGTTCTGGTACTCAATCAAATATGAATGTAAATGAGGTGGTATCGAACAGAGCACAAATTTTAGCAGGTAAAACTTATGACGATGAAAAGATTGTGCATCCTAATGATGATGTAAACAAGTCTCAATCGTCAAATGATACTTTCCCAACAGGCATGCATATCGCTTGCTATAAAATGGTAATTGAAACCACAATCCCCGGCATTGAAAAACTTAGAGATACTTTAAAAGAGAAATCGAAGGCATTTGAAAAAGTAGTGAAAATTGGAAGGACTCATCTAATGGATGCCACTCCTTTAACGATAGGTCAAGAATTTTCGGGCTATGTTTCTCAACTGGAGCATGGTTTAAAAGCATTGAAAAACACTTTAGATCATTTATCTGAAATTGCACTAGGCGGAACTGCTGTAGGAACTGGTATCAACACACCAGATGGATATTCTGAATTAGTAGCTGAAAAAATAGCTGAATTTTCTGGTTTGCCTTTCAGAACTGCTGAAAACAAATTCGAAGCTTTAGCGGCACATGATGCTATAGTTGAATCTCATGGGGCATTAAAACAAATAGCGGTGTCCTTAAATAAGATTGGAAATGATATCAGGTTATTAGCTTCTGGACCAAGATCTGGAATTGGAGAAATTATTATTCCAGCAAATGAACCAGGATCCTCTATTATGCCAGGAAAAGTAAATCCGACTCAGGCAGAAGCCTTAACAATGGTTTGTGCGCAAGTAATAGGTAATGATGTGGCCATCACTGTTGGTGGAACCCAAGGGCATTATGAATTAAATGTTTTTAAACCTGTAATGGCAGCTAACTTCTTACAATCTGCCAGATTGATCGGAGATGCATGCGTTTCCTTTAATGATAATTGCGCAGTAGGAATTGAGCCTAATTACGAGAGGATTAAAGAACACTTAGATAATTCTTTAATGTTAGTGACTGCTCTTAACACAAAGATCGGTTACGAAAAGGCTGCTAAAATTGCTAAAACGGCTCATGAAAACGGCACTAGGCTTAAAGATGAAGCTATAAACCTAGGTTATTTGACTGCAGAGGAGTTTGACCAATGGGTAAAACCAGAGGATATGATTGGCAGTTTGAAAAAACAATAA
- a CDS encoding ABC transporter ATP-binding protein encodes MHILTAKNLNKTFHKNVALHNVDLEIPKQSIFGLLGPNGAGKSTFIRIVNQIINADSGQIQINGENLAPKHIGTIGYLPEERGLYKKMKVGDQLLYLAQLKGLSKKEAVQKIKVWLERFEASDWLNKKIEDLSKGMQQKVQFVSTVMHEPELIILDEPFSGFDPINANLIKDEILSLREKGSTIIFSTHRMESVEEMCDYIALINKSEKILDGEKSKIKNDFKSNQYSLVHRGNGISSNDIFNLESKKELGEGLVQSNLKLISGTSSNQLLQELINQKVDIVSFQEEIPSINDIFIQLVKGDKQNIPTS; translated from the coding sequence GTGCATATACTTACCGCGAAGAACCTAAATAAAACATTTCACAAAAATGTTGCGCTTCACAATGTAGACTTGGAAATTCCTAAGCAATCTATATTTGGTTTATTAGGGCCAAATGGAGCAGGAAAAAGTACATTTATTCGAATAGTCAACCAAATTATCAATGCCGATTCAGGTCAGATACAGATAAATGGTGAAAATCTAGCTCCCAAACACATTGGTACTATAGGGTATCTGCCAGAAGAACGAGGCTTATACAAAAAAATGAAAGTGGGTGACCAGCTGTTGTATTTGGCACAACTAAAAGGACTCTCCAAAAAAGAAGCCGTTCAGAAAATTAAAGTTTGGTTAGAAAGATTTGAGGCTTCAGATTGGTTAAACAAAAAGATTGAAGACCTATCCAAAGGGATGCAACAAAAAGTCCAGTTTGTTTCAACTGTAATGCACGAACCGGAATTAATCATTTTGGATGAGCCTTTTTCCGGCTTTGATCCTATTAATGCTAATTTAATTAAAGATGAAATTTTGAGCCTTAGGGAAAAAGGAAGTACTATCATTTTTAGTACGCACAGAATGGAATCTGTTGAAGAAATGTGTGATTATATAGCCTTAATCAATAAATCAGAAAAGATTTTAGATGGGGAAAAGTCAAAAATCAAGAATGATTTCAAATCCAATCAGTACTCATTAGTTCATAGAGGAAATGGTATTTCTTCTAATGATATTTTTAATTTGGAAAGCAAAAAAGAATTAGGGGAAGGGCTAGTCCAATCAAACTTAAAGCTGATATCCGGAACATCCTCTAATCAATTATTGCAAGAATTGATCAATCAAAAAGTAGATATAGTTTCTTTTCAAGAAGAAATTCCTTCCATCAACGATATTTTTATCCAGTTGGTAAAAGGAGATAAACAAAACATTCCAACATCATAA
- a CDS encoding bifunctional UDP-N-acetylmuramoyl-tripeptide:D-alanyl-D-alanine ligase/alanine racemase → MKIEFSSLPTILNGEICQLQKDYTIENIFIDSRNAVSNIKNLFIAIKGERHDGHNFIADLYSNGIRNFIIDEEIKVDKYPEANFFKTENSINALQALAGYKRKNFKGNLIGITGSNGKTIVKEWLAKLIESVYSVYRSPRSYNSQVGVPLSLWHLNHYQDYAIIEAGISKMGEMEKLEAIIKPKIGIYTNLGTAHDEGFPSLEEKAHQKAQLFKDSSTIIFCKDFPEISNALHSLPKLEEKEFIGWSFEDNTSNYFVETEGRNNGTAIRIPFEEQFHIFQVPFQDYASLENITHCLLLLLHEGLPIKVIQNTLNDIKSLNMRLETKKGKNSTYLVDDSYNNDLVGLDTALQFFSQQKQFQKRILILSDLLETGLSSEVLYQQLADRIALEKLNLVVGIGSEIRMLEKFYTSDLKLFPNTASFLEYEKENSFQESLILIKGARKFNFESIVQRLEQKIHGTVLEIDLNKITHNLNFYRARLKPGVKTMVMVKAFAYGSSSHEIANWLEFQNVDYLAVAYADEGVILRQHGIQLPIMVMNPDPRSFELLHQYNLEPELYSETIFKDYASYTRNHKSLLKVHLKLDTGMHRLGFEAHEIEQLQLLLRHNPQLKVASIFSHLAASDEAMHNGFSAQQAMSFKKLAESLVDFLGYKPILHLLNSPGISRFPDYQFDMVRLGIGLYGVDPTGIYSGQLQSVSTLKTVISQVKHIKKGETIGYARRGVANEDMKTATISIGYADGFNRKFSQGIGKVLINGILAPVIGNVCMDMTMVEVTNIDCKAGDEVIVFGEGPNISDMASAIDTIPYEILTNISERVKRVFYTE, encoded by the coding sequence TTGAAAATTGAATTCTCATCGCTACCTACTATTCTGAATGGAGAGATTTGCCAACTCCAGAAAGACTACACTATTGAGAACATCTTCATCGACAGTAGAAATGCTGTTTCCAACATCAAAAATTTGTTTATTGCCATTAAAGGGGAAAGGCACGATGGTCATAACTTTATAGCGGATCTTTATTCTAATGGAATTCGAAATTTCATTATTGATGAAGAAATTAAAGTTGATAAATACCCTGAGGCGAATTTTTTTAAAACGGAGAATAGTATCAATGCCCTCCAAGCTTTGGCAGGATACAAGAGAAAAAACTTTAAAGGCAATCTAATTGGGATAACGGGTAGTAATGGTAAAACTATCGTAAAAGAATGGTTAGCTAAATTAATAGAATCAGTTTATTCAGTTTACAGAAGCCCAAGAAGCTATAATTCACAAGTAGGTGTTCCCCTATCGCTTTGGCACTTAAATCATTATCAAGATTATGCCATAATTGAAGCAGGAATTTCCAAAATGGGGGAAATGGAAAAGCTTGAAGCCATTATAAAACCGAAAATTGGCATCTACACTAATTTAGGTACTGCCCATGACGAAGGTTTTCCAAGTTTGGAGGAAAAAGCACATCAAAAAGCGCAATTATTTAAAGATTCTTCTACAATAATATTTTGCAAGGATTTTCCAGAAATTTCGAATGCTTTACACAGTCTTCCAAAATTGGAAGAAAAGGAATTTATTGGATGGTCATTTGAAGATAATACTTCCAACTATTTTGTGGAAACAGAAGGAAGAAACAACGGGACAGCTATCAGAATCCCGTTTGAAGAGCAATTCCATATCTTTCAAGTTCCTTTTCAAGATTATGCATCCTTAGAAAATATCACACATTGTCTGTTACTCTTGCTTCATGAAGGTTTACCAATAAAAGTCATTCAAAACACTTTAAATGATATCAAGTCATTAAACATGAGGCTTGAAACCAAAAAGGGTAAAAATAGCACTTATTTAGTGGATGACTCTTACAATAATGATTTAGTAGGGCTTGATACGGCTCTTCAATTTTTTTCGCAGCAAAAGCAATTTCAAAAAAGAATTCTCATATTATCAGACCTGCTAGAAACGGGATTAAGTTCTGAAGTTTTATACCAGCAGTTAGCCGATAGAATAGCACTAGAAAAGCTAAACTTAGTTGTGGGAATAGGTAGTGAAATTAGAATGTTAGAAAAATTCTATACTAGTGATTTGAAATTATTCCCTAATACAGCCTCATTTTTAGAATATGAAAAGGAAAACTCATTTCAAGAAAGCTTAATTCTAATAAAAGGAGCAAGAAAATTTAATTTTGAATCTATTGTTCAGCGCTTAGAACAAAAAATTCATGGGACAGTCTTAGAAATTGACCTTAATAAAATCACCCATAATTTAAATTTTTATAGGGCAAGATTAAAGCCAGGTGTAAAAACCATGGTGATGGTAAAAGCATTTGCATATGGTAGCAGTAGTCATGAGATAGCTAATTGGTTAGAATTTCAGAATGTAGATTATTTAGCTGTGGCTTACGCAGATGAGGGAGTTATCTTGCGTCAACATGGAATCCAGTTGCCTATAATGGTCATGAACCCAGATCCTCGTTCTTTTGAACTCCTTCACCAGTATAATCTTGAACCAGAGCTTTATAGCGAGACTATTTTTAAGGACTATGCTAGCTATACTAGAAATCATAAAAGCTTGCTTAAAGTCCACTTAAAGTTAGATACAGGAATGCATCGGCTTGGTTTTGAGGCTCATGAAATTGAACAGCTTCAATTGCTATTACGGCATAACCCACAACTTAAAGTAGCTTCAATATTTAGTCATTTAGCTGCTTCTGATGAAGCCATGCACAATGGATTTTCTGCTCAACAAGCCATGTCCTTTAAAAAATTAGCAGAAAGCTTAGTTGACTTTTTGGGCTATAAGCCAATTCTTCATTTATTAAATAGTCCAGGGATTAGTCGATTTCCTGATTACCAATTTGATATGGTTAGATTAGGGATTGGGCTTTATGGTGTTGATCCTACAGGCATTTATTCAGGTCAACTACAGTCAGTCTCTACTTTAAAGACAGTAATATCTCAAGTAAAACATATCAAAAAAGGAGAAACAATTGGTTATGCTAGAAGAGGTGTTGCAAATGAGGATATGAAAACTGCTACCATTTCAATTGGCTATGCGGATGGATTTAACCGAAAATTTAGTCAAGGAATAGGAAAAGTCTTGATAAATGGAATATTGGCTCCCGTAATTGGTAATGTTTGCATGGACATGACCATGGTGGAGGTGACCAATATTGATTGCAAAGCTGGAGATGAAGTGATTGTTTTTGGAGAGGGCCCCAACATTTCTGATATGGCCAGTGCCATAGATACTATTCCCTACGAAATTCTTACCAATATTAGTGAAAGGGTAAAAAGAGTGTTTTATACTGAATAA
- a CDS encoding SPOR domain-containing protein, producing the protein MKSKISLIAILMIFCMAFSVSAQLSRAEKKEMKKMAKELKRNPEQMKAMVEENESLKSSVASLNAQVENLQGQLSNKNAEIAAAKAEAQEAKAMAEAQRQRANEMAKKAKNAQNEEPEALDESGTWFKVQVGAFENIDMSEYFKNNPNFSGEETEDGLQRITLGRFRDYWEADKFKKTLRKMGVKEAWIVPYKEGVRVPLKEVLENLSAKPENAGE; encoded by the coding sequence ATGAAAAGCAAGATAAGTTTAATCGCCATCCTTATGATTTTTTGCATGGCTTTTTCAGTTTCTGCTCAGTTAAGCAGAGCAGAAAAGAAGGAAATGAAGAAAATGGCTAAGGAGCTGAAAAGAAATCCTGAGCAAATGAAGGCAATGGTTGAAGAAAATGAAAGCCTTAAAAGCTCTGTTGCTAGCTTAAATGCTCAAGTAGAAAATTTGCAAGGCCAATTAAGCAATAAAAATGCAGAAATTGCAGCAGCAAAAGCTGAGGCTCAAGAAGCAAAAGCAATGGCAGAAGCTCAAAGACAAAGAGCTAATGAAATGGCAAAGAAAGCAAAAAATGCGCAAAATGAAGAGCCAGAAGCTTTAGATGAAAGTGGAACTTGGTTCAAGGTTCAAGTTGGTGCATTTGAAAATATTGACATGTCAGAGTATTTCAAAAACAACCCTAATTTTAGTGGAGAAGAAACAGAGGATGGATTGCAGAGAATTACTTTAGGTCGATTTAGAGATTATTGGGAAGCTGATAAATTCAAAAAGACTTTGAGAAAAATGGGCGTTAAAGAAGCTTGGATTGTACCTTACAAAGAAGGCGTAAGAGTTCCTTTGAAGGAAGTTTTAGAAAACCTTTCAGCTAAACCAGAAAACGCTGGAGAATAA